The Vicia villosa cultivar HV-30 ecotype Madison, WI linkage group LG1, Vvil1.0, whole genome shotgun sequence genome includes a region encoding these proteins:
- the LOC131599679 gene encoding cysteine proteinase inhibitor 1-like produces the protein MKLQTLILLTVLVMASVAAAREQYPLGGYRPIGNINDPHVIEIAKFAVTQYDKQSGAKLKFKKVIKGESQVVAGINYRLTLSAGEGSVTKIYEAVVWEKLWLHSRNLTSFKPLHA, from the coding sequence aTGAAGCTCCAAACCCTAATTCTTCTCACAGTTCTTGTAATGGCTTCTGTGGCTGCAGCAAGGGAGCAATATCCGCTGGGTGGTTATAGACCCATCGGAAACATAAACGATCCTCACGTCATCGAGATCGCTAAATTCGCCGTGACTCAGTACGACAAGCAAAGCGGTGCGAAGCTGAAGTTTAAGAAGGTGATCAAAGGTGAATCTCAGGTTGTTGCAGGGATTAACTACCGCCTCACTCTCTCTGCCGGCGAAGGTTCGGTTACGAAGATCTATGAAGCTGTTGTGTGGGAGAAGTTATGGCTTCACTCCCGGAACCTTACTTCTTTTAAACCTCTACATGCTTAA
- the LOC131599668 gene encoding cysteine proteinase inhibitor 5-like, with protein MKLQTLILLIVFLIASAAARKQHAAGGYNTITNINDPHVIEIANFAVTQYNKQSGAKLKLKKVIKGEYQVVAGINYRLTLSAGEGSVSEIYEAVVWEKSWLHFRNLTSFKPLDA; from the coding sequence ATGAAACTTCAAACATTAATTCTTCTAATTGTTTTTCTAATAGCCTCCGCGGCTGCAAGGAAGCAACATGCGGCAGGTGGATATAACACCATCACAAACATTAACGATCCTCATGTCATTGAAATCGCTAATTTCGCTGTAACTCAGTACAACAAGCAAAGTGGTGCGAAGCTGAAGTTGAAGAAGGTAATCAAAGGTGAATATCAGGTTGTTGCAGGGATTAACTACCGCCTCACACTCTCTGCCGGTGAAGGATCGGTTTCAGAGATCTATGAAGCTGTTGTGTGGGAGAAGTCATGGCTTCACTTCCGAAACCTCACTTCTTTTAAACCACTAGATGCTTAA